Below is a window of Lujinxingia litoralis DNA.
AACGAGAGGATCGGGGCAAGTGCCCGCACCAGAGCATCGATCACCAGCCAGTACGCCGTCTGACCGCTCAAGCGCTCACGGGAGCCCGGCGCCTCGCAGTACATTCGATCCTTGGTCACATCCATATAGACGTTGGAAAGGTCGACCGTCACGAAGTGCACCAGCGTGTGGTAAATCGTGTGGAACTGGTAGCCGCGGTAGGCCTCCTCAATGCGCTCAAGCACCTCGGCGGTGCGATGGAGCACCCAGCGATCGATCTCTTCGAGCTCGCTCAGCGCCAGGGCCTCGCCAGGCTCAAAGCCCTCCAGCCCGCCCAGCAGGAAGCGGAAGGTGTTGCGCACCTTGCGGTAGGCGTCCGAGACGCGCTTGAGGATCTCGGTGGAGAGAGTGATGTCACCGCGGTAGTCCACCGCCGAGACCCACAGACGCAGGATCTCCGCGCCGTACTGATCGATCATCCGCTGCGGCGGCTCAAAGTTCTTGCTCGACTTGGAGTACTTGCGCCCGTCTTCATCGGTCACAAAGCCGTGGGTCAGGCAGGTCTTGTAGGGCGAGTGACCGCGGGAGGTCAGGCAGGCCAGCAGACTGGACTGGAACCAGCCGCGATGCTGATCGCTGCCTTCCAGGTAGAGATCGGCCTGCGTGCCGATCCCCAGCTTGCGGTCGAGCACCGCCGACCAGGAGACGCCGGAGTCGAACCACACATCGAGGATGTCTTCCTCTTTGCGGAAGTCATCGCCGCCACACGCCGGACAGACCGTGCCCGCGGGCACCAGCTCGGAGGCGTCGCGCTCAAACCACACATCTGCACCGTGGTCTTCGACCAGATCTGCCACATGATCGGCGATCTCACGCGTGGCCAACGCCTCGTTGCACGCCCGGCAGTACATCACCGTGATCGGCACGCCCCAGCTACGCTGGCGGCTGATGCACCAGTCCGGACGCCCGACCACCATGCCGTGGATGCGATCGCGGCCCCATTGCGGCACCCAGTTGATCTTTTCGATCTCTTCGAGCGCGGCCTTACGAAGCTCAAAGCCCTCCTCCAGACCGGCCGCCTGGGGCTCCATGGCCACAAACCACTGCTCGGTGGCCCGGAAGATCACCGGCTTCTTGCTGCGCCAGCCATGCGGATAGCGATCGATGGTCACCTTGTCGCCCGGCGCATTCAGCAGCATCCCCAGGTCGGCAAGTTTCTGCTGGATCACCGGGTTGGCCTTAAAGACCTGAGTGCCGACAAACTCTTCGACCTCGGCCCCACGGAACTTCCCGTACTCGTCGACCGGGCAGAGAATCCCCAGACCAAACTGGCGGCCCAGCTCAAAGTCTTCCTGACCGTGGCCCGGAGCGGTGTGCACACAACCGGTGCCCTGCTCCAGGGTGACGTAATCTGCCGGCAGCAGCACCGAATCGCGCTCCAGCCAGGGATGGCGCGCCTTCAGGCCCCGCCCCTCGCCCAATTCGCCAACCAGCTCGCGACCCTCAAAGCTGGCCAGGACCTCAGACTCCTCGATGCGGCAATCCTTGAGCACCTGCTCGCGACGCCCCTCGGCCATCAGGTAAACCTCATCGCCGACCGCCACCAGCTGATAGGTGAGGTCGGGATTGAGCGCGATCGCCAGGTTCGCCGGCAGGGTCCAGGGCGTGGTCGTCCAGATCACCGCAAAGGTCTGGCGCTCACCCACCCGGGCCCGAAGCGCTTCGGGAAGCTCTTCAAAGGGGAACTTCGCGTAGACGTGCTCGGTGGTGAACGCGTCGTACTCGACTTCGGCCTCGGCCAGAGCGGTCTGCGCCGCCCAGTCCCAGTGCACCGGCTTGAATCCGCGGTAGACGATGCCCTTCTCAAAGAAGCGGCCGAGCTCCCGCACCGTGGTCGCCTCATAATCGTAGGACATGGTCAGGTAGGGATCATCCCACTGCCCAAACCCCATCACCCGCTGGAACTCGGTGCGCTGGATGTCGACAAAGCGCTGCGCGTACTCGCGGCAGGCCTGGCGAATCTCGACCTTGGTCATCTCGCGCTTCTTTTTGCCGAGCTCCTTATCCACCTGGTGCTCAATGGGCAGCCCGTGGCAATCCCACCCGGGCACGTACTCACAGAGTTCGCCGGCCATGTTGCGGAATTTCACCACAAAGTCTTTGAGCGTTTTGTTGAGAATATGGCCGTGGTGCAGGGTGCCATTGGCGTAGGGAGGGCCGTCGTGAAGAATGAAGCGGGGCCAGCCCTCGGCTTTACCGCGCTCCACCCACGCCTGATAAATCCCCTCGTCCTGCCACCAGCTCACGCGTGCTTCTTCGCGCCCGGCCAGATTGGCGCGCATCGGAAAGTCGGTCGAGGGGAGGTTGAGGGTGTCTTTAAAGTCCTTGCCCACAGCGGCACTCCTTAGCAGTTCATAGGTTGGAAAATCACCACCCGAATCGCGCTCTTCTAACACAGCGCCGGCCCCGAATAAAGCAGGCCCTGCGCCGGATTTCGTGCCCGAAGAGGGCTTACCCCTCAGGCGGCTTCGCCCGCACCACCACCGGACGACCGCGACCGATGACGCGGGCCTGACGATGGAGCAGCTCGTTGAGATAGCGCCGGGCCTGGTCGATGGCCTGCGCCCAGTCGGCGTGGCGGGTGCGGGCGCAGGCGATCGCCGAGGCCAGCTGGCACCCGGTGCCACGCACATCGGCCTCGCAGCGGGGAAGCGGCTCAAAACTGCGCTCGCCAGTGGCGTCGGCAAGCACATCGACCACCCCGCCGTCGGCCCGCGCCGGCAAATGACCGCCCTTGACCAGGACCCGCGACCAACCCTGAGCGACCAGCGCCCGGGCCAGCGCCGGGCCCTCCTCCAGCGGGGAGCCTCCCAGAATGGCCCGGGCCTCCTCGGCATTGGGAGTGAGCAGGGAGACGTAGGGCCGCACCCGCTCCAGCCCCTCAAACCACCCCTCGGCGTGCAGCGAAGCGCGGCCGTCGCCGCTGGCCAACACCGGGTCGAGCACCACGTCGATGCTTCCCCCGGTGTCTTCCAGAAACGCGGCAATGACCTCGAAGCTGGCTCCGGAGGGAACCATGCCAATTTTGATCGCCTGAAGATCAAAATCATCGAAAATCGCCGCCAACTGCCCCTGCAACGTGGGCAGACTCACGGCTTCAAACCCGCGCACCCCGGCGGTGTTCTGGCATACCAGAGCCGTGATCGCGCTGATCCCATGACACCCAAAGTCACGCATTACCTGCAGATCGACCTGAATGCCGGCCGCCCCGCTGGGATCGGTTCCGGCAATGGTCAGCACCAGCGGTGTCTCACGTGGATCAGGCTCCCTCATCGCCCGGCTCCGCTGCCGGCGGTCTTTGGACGCGTCGCAAACTCCCGGGGCAGGCGCAGCACCTGTGCGCCCCGGCGCAGCATCGCCTCATCGACCCCCATCGCGGCAAAAAGCTCCAGGTTGCGTTGCAGGGGATTAGCAATCTGGTGAATCTGCCGAGCCCGCTGCCAGCCCAGCCGGCGAGCAAACACCCAGGGGTTGGCCGGCACCGGATGATCACTGCCGAGGATCACGCGACGGCGGGCGAGCTCGTCGTCCAAGACTCGCTGCAAATAGGGGAAACGCGAGATCGAGGCCATCGCCGAGATGTCGCCATAGAGGTTGGGGAAACGCTCCAGCATTACCCGCCAGTCATCAAAATCCTCGCGAAAGGGATGCACCACACCGCTGCCCGCGCAATGCGCGGCGATGACCCTCACGCCACAGTCCAACGGGAGAATCAACTTCGCCGGCCGCCCCCAGGCCTGGTTGATCGGCGGGATCGTGTGCTCAAAGGAGGTATGGGTCAGGAGCGGCACGTCGAGCTTCGCCATGCGCTCCCAGAACCCCCGATAGGTGGGGCGAGCCAGATCAATGTCCTGAGAGTTGGGCAGGAGCTTGATCGCCACCGCGCCCTGCTCCACCACGCGCTCCAGCTCGTCGATGGCATCGCGACGCTGCGGATTCACCGAGGCAATGGGTAAAAGTTTCTCCGAGCGCGCACAGACGTCAAAGAGGTAGTCGTTGGAGATGTACACCTGGGTGCGCTCATGATCGTAGGCCCCGGCCTCATCATAGACCGCATCAAAGGCCAGCAGACAGGCCGCATCCAGCGTGCTCTCATCCACCCAGGCGGTGAGCTGGTTGGCGTAGGCACCATCGAGTTCATCGCGCCCCACGCCGGCCATGCCCAGCGCTCGTGTGAGCCATTGATAAGCCCAGCCTCCGGAGAGTCGCGGGCTGAGGTAGCAGCCGTTTTCGGGTCGCAGCCCGATCAGGTGAACGTGCGCATCAATGATCATGGAACATTCCTGGTTGCAGCGTTGTGTGACACACGCGTTGTTCCGGACCGTGGCACGATTGCGTCACAGCGACAATCTGTGTTTCTGTGCGGGTCGTCGCCCGCCACCTTTCCCTATGCTCCAGAGGGCCCTGCGCGATGTTGATCCTCCATCCCCGCATCTACCTCGATCCGACCGGCACCTTCACCGACGCGCTGCTCATCGAAGGTGAGCACGTGGTGGCCAGGGGCGATGAGGCCCGCGCGCGGGCCGCGACCTCCGCCCCGATCGTGCAGCCACAGGCGGCCTGCCTGATGCCGGCCCTGGGCGACGCGCATATTCACCTGTGGGGCGCCGGGCTGCGGGCGCACACCATCGACCTGCGCGGGCTCAGTGCCCGGGCGATCGTGGAGCGTCTGCGCCAGGCTCCCCTGCGCCCGGATGGCTGGGTCGTGGGCACCAACTGGGACGAGAACAACTTTGAGGATGACCACCCTCTGAGTCTGACCCTTCTGGACCAGCTCTTTCCCAACCGCCCGGTCTGCCTCCACCGCGTCGACGCTCACGCCCTCTGGGTCAACTCCGAAGCGCTGCGCCAGGCCGGGCTCAACGAGCGGGGGCACGACTTCAGCGGCGGGCTGGCCGAACGCGACGCCGAGGGCAGGCTCACCGGGGTGCTTGTCGACCACGCCATGAACCCGGTACTGCGCGCCTTACCGGCGGCCGACGCCCACGAAGATCGCCTGCTCTTTCATCGCACCGCCCACACGCTCCTCGATCATGGCGTGAGCTTTTGCTCCATGGCGTTCACCTCCCTGGAGCGCCTGGAGCTGGTCGACGCGCTCATCGCCGAAGGCGACCTCCCCTCGCGGGTCGACTTCTGGATGGACGCCACCTCTCCCCTGCTTGAGCACCTGCTTGCACGCGGCCCCCGGGCGGCCGACGCCCGGGGCCACCGCGTGGGCACCCTGAAGTTCTTTGCCGACGGCGCCCTGGGCTCGGCCGGCGCCTGGATGCTCCAGCCCTACCGCACCGGCGGCCAGGGCCTGCAGACCCAGGCGCCGGGCTACCTCAGCCAACGCATCCCTGAGTTGATGGCCGCCGGCTGGCAGGTGGCCGTCCACGCCATCGGCGATGCGGCGGCCCGCTCGGTGCTCGACGCCTTTGAACGGGTCCCGGCCCCGCTGCGCCAACGCCTGCGCCCCCGGCTGGAACACGCCCAGCTCCTGGCCACCGAAGATCGCTCCCGCTTTGCCGAGCTCGACGTCATCGCCAGCATTCAACCCATCCACCTGCGCAGCGACGTGCCCTGGGCTCCCCGACGCCTCTTTGACCACCAGCTGGAGCGCCTCTTCGCCTGGCGCGATCTCTTTCCGGCGTTCCTGGCCGCCGGCAGCGACTACCCGATCGACGATCCCAACCCCTGGCACGGCATCGCCACCGCGCTCACGCGCCAGGGCTACGACGCGCGCCCCTTTCGCCCCGAGCACGCGTTAAGCCGGCAAGAGGCCCTCGCCGCCTACACCTACGGAGCGGCCTACGCCTCGCATCGCGAGCACCAGCTCGGCGCACTTCGCCCGGGCTACCTCGCCGATATCATCGGCCTCTCCGTCGATCCCTTTGAGGCCTCGGCCCCGGAGATCTGGGACACCGAGCTGACCTGGTCACACCTGCCGGGACGCCCCGCCCGGACATAGCGCTTTTCAGCCGGAACTCAGACCGCTATCGTAGAGATCTTCACACCGAGTGGCGGTGGGAGGGGACTGGATTTCAATGATGCATGCCAGGAGTGCGCTATGCCTTTGATGACCTATGGAACCGCAATGAACAACCCCGGCGTGATGGAGATCGATTCGGGAAGCTACGAGATCTCCCTCAACGGAGTCACGCTGGGCTATGGCTGGTTTACGCTGGATACCTTTAACAACCGCACCGCCTACTTTGTGGCCGAAGACTCCGTCGCCTTTCCCTTCGATGTGCCCATGGGTCAAACCCTGAGCTTTGAGCGCATCCCGGTAGACTTCACCTCGCCTGAAGCGTTCGGGAAATGGAGCCGAGAGCACCTCGCGCCGGCCAATCCCGCGCACCACTGCATCATCGAGACCCAGGTTAATTGGGGCGGGATCTGACCTACACTCTGAGAGGTGAGGCGGCCCGGCCCGCGCCGGGCCGCCTCACCCAGCCAATCCGCTCAGCCTTTCGCTCCCAGCGCGTCGAGCACCTCCTGCACACTTAAAACCTCGCGACGCGCCTGGCGCTGCGCCGCAGTCATCTCCGCGGCCAGTTGCAGCACACACTGGCGTGCCGAATCCGGCACCACTTCAACCAGCGGCGCCACCAGCCCGATGATCTGCGCGCCAATACGCGGGAGATGGCAGGCCTGCGCCCGGACTATCAAATCTCCCAGCTCCACCCAGTCCGTATCCCGGCCACAGTGGCAGGCCAGCGCCTGCGCCAGGCAGGCGCCCCACTGATTTCCCGTGCGACTCCAGGCCTGGTAGGCCCCCATCGCGTGCAGATGGGCCGACTCCAGCTCCCCGCGTCGAAAAGCCATCGCCGCCTCCACCAGCGACATCAGCCCATCGAGCTCCGGTGGCGCCAACTCACGCGCCGCGGCAATGAAGTCCTCATCGGCCCGACTGAGTTCGTCGCGACGATACGCCAGCCGACGCAGCATCACCCGGGCCCGGACCACGTAGATCGCCTGGCGACGACGCTCGGCCAGACGCAGCGCCTGGGTGATCAGGTGCTCCGCGTGCTCCAGCTCATCGCACTCCAGAAGCGCCGTGGCCGCATTGAGCGCCGAAGAAAGACGGGCGCTCACCCGACGTTTAAGGCGAGCCGCCTCACTGTGTAAGGTGGCGGCGTCTGCAAAGCGGCCCTGACGATAGCAGATCAGCCCCTTCCAGCCCCGCACCGTCCCCTGCACCTCGGAGCAGTCGTGAGCGCGCGCCCAGGTCTCAATCGCGTCCATGACCTGCTCGCCAGCCTCGCGCTCACACCCCCAGGAGGCCTGCAGGCGGTAGCGCTGGCGGTGCAACTCCAGCTCCGGATCCTCAAAAGGTTCCACCGCATCCAGCGTCTCCAGCGCGGTGGGCCCCTGAAGCTGCATGCTCAAGATCGCCGCGCGCACCAGGCGCTCCAGATGCTCGCCAGATGCCCCCGGCTCGCCAGCGCGCTCCATCGCCGAGAGCAACCGCTCCAGATCGCGGGGAGCACCGGTGGCCAGCGCGATCTTCGCCCAACACAAAAAGAGCGCCTCTCGCTTCGCACGACCGCGTTCCGGACAAAGCCGGAGCGCGGCCCATCCTTCGTCGAGAATGGCCAGCGCCCGGCCCACCTCGCCATTGCGGTCGAGTTCCTCGGCCAGCAGGCAGGCTTCCTCAGCAGCCTCCAAAGCGTTGCCGGCCTGCACCAGGTGCGAAAAACGCCGGGCATGTCCCGGGGGCAACACCTCGGCGATCTTCTGATGGGCCCGACGCCGCGCATCGAGCTGCCAGTCGACAAAGAGGGCGTCGAAGGCCGGCACGATCACATCCCCCTGCCCCGCATCGGGCAGCAGCCCCTGACGCGTCAGGTCGGCGATCTCGGCCTGCACCTCCCAGCGGGTGCGTCCGGTCAGGCCGGCGATCACCCCGGAGTCGCGCAGGGGATGCGCCAGGGTCAACCACGCCAGCAGATCCCGGCGCGGCCCCCGTGACGGCAGCTGGGGCGCCAGCTCGGCGCGCTGAACGCTGATTCGGGCTCCGGCACGCAGACGACTCAGCGCGGCCGGCTCCAGCTGCACCCGGGACCCCACCGCCCGGGCCACCCCGACCCGGATCCAGTCATCGAGTTCCTGGACCACCCGCGCCGGACGTCCCAGCGTACGCCGCCAGAGCTCGCGCGCCCCCCCGCTGCGCAACCCGAACACCTCTTCATGACCGCAAAAGAGCCCCTGAAGCTGCTCCGGGCTTAAATCGCAGAGCTCCACCCGCGGCGCAGCAGCCTGCTCCGGAAGCAGCGCCCGCACCATCGCCCCGCGGGGCCGGGCGGCCACCAGGAGCTCCCGCGACCAGCGATCGATGCGCTCCAGGTCATCGACAAGCACCACCCCGCCCTGGCGCAAGAAGGCCTCGACCCGCTCCCGCGCCTGGCGAGCGACCTCATCAAAGGAGCGCCCCGGCGCGCTCTGGTCGACGCCAAACGCCCACAGGCTCTCCAGCGGGCGCTTCCCCCAGGCTACCCGCCGTACCGCCCGCTCGGCGCGGGCCAGGTACACCTCTTCGATCGCATCGAGGAGACGCGAGCGCCCCGACCCGGCCGGCCCCACCACGTCAATGGGCTGACGCTGCTCAATGGCCGCCTCCACCCGGGAAAAGTCCGCGTCACGCCCGAGCATCGGCCACTCCACCTCCTGAAAACGCTGGCGGCCGGCGGCAAACATCGAGAGGGCCTGCGGGGCGCTGGCCGGGCGTCGCTCGGCGTCGCGCGCCAGCAGCCCATACACCAGCGCCTCCACCTCATCGGGCACCCCGCCGACGCGGGGCTGCCACTCCGGCAGCGGGTCCAGGAGCACGCTGCGCCTGAGCTGCGAAGCCGAATCCCCCTGGTAGGGGCGGCGCCCCACCAGCGCCTCGTAGATCATCACCCCCACCGCGTAAAGATCGCTGCGCGGCGTCGGCGCTTCGCCTCGCCACTGCTCCGGCGCCAGATACACCGGGGTGCCCCGGACCACGTC
It encodes the following:
- the ileS gene encoding isoleucine--tRNA ligase — its product is MGKDFKDTLNLPSTDFPMRANLAGREEARVSWWQDEGIYQAWVERGKAEGWPRFILHDGPPYANGTLHHGHILNKTLKDFVVKFRNMAGELCEYVPGWDCHGLPIEHQVDKELGKKKREMTKVEIRQACREYAQRFVDIQRTEFQRVMGFGQWDDPYLTMSYDYEATTVRELGRFFEKGIVYRGFKPVHWDWAAQTALAEAEVEYDAFTTEHVYAKFPFEELPEALRARVGERQTFAVIWTTTPWTLPANLAIALNPDLTYQLVAVGDEVYLMAEGRREQVLKDCRIEESEVLASFEGRELVGELGEGRGLKARHPWLERDSVLLPADYVTLEQGTGCVHTAPGHGQEDFELGRQFGLGILCPVDEYGKFRGAEVEEFVGTQVFKANPVIQQKLADLGMLLNAPGDKVTIDRYPHGWRSKKPVIFRATEQWFVAMEPQAAGLEEGFELRKAALEEIEKINWVPQWGRDRIHGMVVGRPDWCISRQRSWGVPITVMYCRACNEALATREIADHVADLVEDHGADVWFERDASELVPAGTVCPACGGDDFRKEEDILDVWFDSGVSWSAVLDRKLGIGTQADLYLEGSDQHRGWFQSSLLACLTSRGHSPYKTCLTHGFVTDEDGRKYSKSSKNFEPPQRMIDQYGAEILRLWVSAVDYRGDITLSTEILKRVSDAYRKVRNTFRFLLGGLEGFEPGEALALSELEEIDRWVLHRTAEVLERIEEAYRGYQFHTIYHTLVHFVTVDLSNVYMDVTKDRMYCEAPGSRERLSGQTAYWLVIDALVRALAPILSFTCEEAWEHLPHGEDAEKSVFLAGFPTHTAAWKDAALGERWERLLEVRQEVQKAMEEKRARKKGERKEGQIGSSQEAHVTVGASGETLSLVRSYEEQLPALFIASEVVIEEAAPSEGKIVEVGVVPASGQKCPRCWNFWIQPGSDAEVCPRCAHVLEVIEG
- a CDS encoding amidohydrolase family protein; the protein is MIIDAHVHLIGLRPENGCYLSPRLSGGWAYQWLTRALGMAGVGRDELDGAYANQLTAWVDESTLDAACLLAFDAVYDEAGAYDHERTQVYISNDYLFDVCARSEKLLPIASVNPQRRDAIDELERVVEQGAVAIKLLPNSQDIDLARPTYRGFWERMAKLDVPLLTHTSFEHTIPPINQAWGRPAKLILPLDCGVRVIAAHCAGSGVVHPFREDFDDWRVMLERFPNLYGDISAMASISRFPYLQRVLDDELARRRVILGSDHPVPANPWVFARRLGWQRARQIHQIANPLQRNLELFAAMGVDEAMLRRGAQVLRLPREFATRPKTAGSGAGR
- a CDS encoding hydroxymethylpyrimidine/phosphomethylpyrimidine kinase; translation: MREPDPRETPLVLTIAGTDPSGAAGIQVDLQVMRDFGCHGISAITALVCQNTAGVRGFEAVSLPTLQGQLAAIFDDFDLQAIKIGMVPSGASFEVIAAFLEDTGGSIDVVLDPVLASGDGRASLHAEGWFEGLERVRPYVSLLTPNAEEARAILGGSPLEEGPALARALVAQGWSRVLVKGGHLPARADGGVVDVLADATGERSFEPLPRCEADVRGTGCQLASAIACARTRHADWAQAIDQARRYLNELLHRQARVIGRGRPVVVRAKPPEG
- a CDS encoding amidohydrolase, whose translation is MLILHPRIYLDPTGTFTDALLIEGEHVVARGDEARARAATSAPIVQPQAACLMPALGDAHIHLWGAGLRAHTIDLRGLSARAIVERLRQAPLRPDGWVVGTNWDENNFEDDHPLSLTLLDQLFPNRPVCLHRVDAHALWVNSEALRQAGLNERGHDFSGGLAERDAEGRLTGVLVDHAMNPVLRALPAADAHEDRLLFHRTAHTLLDHGVSFCSMAFTSLERLELVDALIAEGDLPSRVDFWMDATSPLLEHLLARGPRAADARGHRVGTLKFFADGALGSAGAWMLQPYRTGGQGLQTQAPGYLSQRIPELMAAGWQVAVHAIGDAAARSVLDAFERVPAPLRQRLRPRLEHAQLLATEDRSRFAELDVIASIQPIHLRSDVPWAPRRLFDHQLERLFAWRDLFPAFLAAGSDYPIDDPNPWHGIATALTRQGYDARPFRPEHALSRQEALAAYTYGAAYASHREHQLGALRPGYLADIIGLSVDPFEASAPEIWDTELTWSHLPGRPART
- a CDS encoding serine/threonine-protein kinase, with amino-acid sequence MSGELMAGEGPGAEGLLSGEMIAGRYVVRRRLGAGGFGAVYQARDRLLDEDVALKVLEHQGPIIEQRHVWREAAILRVLDVPGVVQLRDEGIDRGRYFLVMNYVAGAPFPGRGVYGWEGLAMRVRSLLKVLALVHSQGVVHGDLKPGNVLVDDGGRVTLLDFGVASSQGLSRQGGDVVRGTPVYLAPEQWRGEAPTPRSDLYAVGVMIYEALVGRRPYQGDSASQLRRSVLLDPLPEWQPRVGGVPDEVEALVYGLLARDAERRPASAPQALSMFAAGRQRFQEVEWPMLGRDADFSRVEAAIEQRQPIDVVGPAGSGRSRLLDAIEEVYLARAERAVRRVAWGKRPLESLWAFGVDQSAPGRSFDEVARQARERVEAFLRQGGVVLVDDLERIDRWSRELLVAARPRGAMVRALLPEQAAAPRVELCDLSPEQLQGLFCGHEEVFGLRSGGARELWRRTLGRPARVVQELDDWIRVGVARAVGSRVQLEPAALSRLRAGARISVQRAELAPQLPSRGPRRDLLAWLTLAHPLRDSGVIAGLTGRTRWEVQAEIADLTRQGLLPDAGQGDVIVPAFDALFVDWQLDARRRAHQKIAEVLPPGHARRFSHLVQAGNALEAAEEACLLAEELDRNGEVGRALAILDEGWAALRLCPERGRAKREALFLCWAKIALATGAPRDLERLLSAMERAGEPGASGEHLERLVRAAILSMQLQGPTALETLDAVEPFEDPELELHRQRYRLQASWGCEREAGEQVMDAIETWARAHDCSEVQGTVRGWKGLICYRQGRFADAATLHSEAARLKRRVSARLSSALNAATALLECDELEHAEHLITQALRLAERRRQAIYVVRARVMLRRLAYRRDELSRADEDFIAAARELAPPELDGLMSLVEAAMAFRRGELESAHLHAMGAYQAWSRTGNQWGACLAQALACHCGRDTDWVELGDLIVRAQACHLPRIGAQIIGLVAPLVEVVPDSARQCVLQLAAEMTAAQRQARREVLSVQEVLDALGAKG